Proteins encoded together in one Corallococcus soli window:
- a CDS encoding magnesium chelatase domain-containing protein, producing the protein MGIDAVVVECEVDMALGLPYFNVVGLPEGAARESKVRVVSALKNTGFDLPQKRITVNLAPADIRCAGGEFGLRLVLVLNPFILLSFSIE; encoded by the coding sequence ATGGGCATCGACGCGGTGGTGGTGGAGTGCGAGGTCGACATGGCCCTCGGGCTTCCCTACTTCAACGTCGTGGGGCTGCCGGAGGGGGCCGCTCGGGAGTCGAAGGTGCGGGTCGTGTCCGCGTTGAAGAACACCGGCTTCGACCTTCCGCAGAAGCGGATCACCGTCAACCTGGCGCCCGCGGACATCCGGTGTGCGGGCGGTGAGTTCGGCTTGCGGCTCGTTTTGGTGCTCAACCCCTTCATTTTACTCTCCTTTTCCATTGAGTAG
- a CDS encoding helix-turn-helix domain-containing protein, whose protein sequence is MSDGEAGNVVSLSGERVRSTPVERAWTVADVCQFTGMGKTWVYEQVASRRPGGLPFKRIGSRIRFDPDEVRGWWKRLGSEGSK, encoded by the coding sequence ATGAGCGACGGTGAAGCTGGAAACGTGGTGAGCCTCAGTGGTGAGCGGGTGCGGTCGACGCCTGTCGAGCGTGCATGGACGGTAGCGGACGTGTGCCAGTTCACGGGGATGGGGAAGACCTGGGTCTACGAGCAGGTGGCGAGCAGGCGTCCTGGCGGCCTGCCCTTCAAGCGCATCGGCAGTCGCATTCGCTTCGACCCGGATGAAGTTCGGGGGTGGTGGAAGCGCCTGGGGTCCGAGGGATCGAAGTGA
- a CDS encoding MotA/TolQ/ExbB proton channel family protein — protein MQFTLAEIWNHTGLFARMIIFTLAIMSVASLVVMAERVIVFRKTRSDSRNFAAKMGAILAKGDLTTAANTNLGKDVGHLGRVINSGLTAYRINPGNKDLAVESVARALERQAQREVQSLKRGLTVLATVGSTAPFVGLLGTTMGIVNAFQLMAAAGSGGLGTISAGIAEALITTAFGLLVAIPAVMIYNFLQGWVDARAVDISESSNEFLDVVARHVGGGAQSSHVA, from the coding sequence ATGCAATTCACTCTTGCCGAAATCTGGAATCACACGGGCCTCTTCGCCCGCATGATCATCTTCACCCTCGCCATCATGTCGGTGGCGTCGCTGGTCGTCATGGCGGAGCGGGTCATCGTCTTCCGCAAGACGCGCTCGGACAGCCGTAACTTCGCCGCGAAGATGGGCGCCATCCTCGCGAAGGGCGACCTGACCACCGCCGCGAACACCAACCTGGGCAAGGACGTGGGTCACCTGGGCCGCGTCATCAACTCCGGTCTGACGGCGTACCGCATCAACCCCGGCAACAAGGACCTGGCGGTGGAGTCCGTGGCCCGGGCGCTGGAACGCCAGGCGCAGCGTGAGGTGCAGAGCCTCAAGCGCGGTCTGACCGTGCTGGCCACGGTGGGTTCGACGGCGCCGTTCGTGGGCCTGCTGGGCACTACGATGGGCATCGTGAACGCCTTCCAACTGATGGCGGCGGCCGGCTCCGGCGGTCTGGGCACCATCTCGGCCGGTATCGCCGAGGCGCTCATCACCACGGCCTTCGGTCTGCTCGTCGCGATCCCCGCGGTGATGATCTACAACTTCCTGCAGGGTTGGGTGGATGCCCGCGCTGTGGACATCTCCGAGTCCTCCAACGAGTTCCTGGACGTGGTTGCGCGGCACGTGGGCGGCGGCGCCCAGTCCTCGCACGTGGCTTAG
- a CDS encoding ExbD/TolR family protein, producing MSRGHKQRQWVKASSAPNSEINVTPLVDVVLVLLIIFMVVTPLLEKDILVRVPETEVEENQPPPEPDAQQIVVQVDKDGAYSINTEQIPAADYVARLKRMLNSKKADEKVVFFMADDAANYGKLVVALDGARAAGAKILGMATELPPNAVIQGTQTMPEGAPPAPTPTP from the coding sequence ATGTCTCGAGGACACAAGCAGCGTCAGTGGGTCAAGGCCTCATCCGCGCCGAACTCGGAGATCAACGTCACGCCCCTGGTGGACGTGGTGCTGGTGCTCCTCATCATCTTCATGGTGGTGACCCCCCTCCTGGAGAAGGACATCCTCGTCCGCGTCCCGGAGACGGAGGTAGAGGAGAACCAGCCTCCGCCGGAGCCCGACGCGCAGCAGATCGTCGTGCAGGTGGACAAGGACGGCGCCTACTCCATCAACACGGAGCAGATCCCCGCCGCCGACTACGTTGCCCGCCTGAAGCGGATGTTGAACTCCAAGAAGGCGGACGAGAAGGTCGTCTTCTTCATGGCGGACGACGCGGCCAACTACGGCAAGCTGGTGGTGGCGCTCGACGGCGCCCGTGCCGCGGGTGCGAAGATCCTGGGCATGGCCACCGAGCTGCCCCCGAACGCGGTCATCCAGGGCACGCAGACGATGCCCGAGGGCGCTCCGCCCGCGCCGACGCCGACGCCCTGA
- a CDS encoding ExbD/TolR family protein, whose translation MGMSAGPKGGIKSDINVTPLVDVVLVLLIIFMVVTPMLQRGKSVELPKATEIEKEGGKDADPLVLSITTDKKVFVENDEVNEQGLQEKIAEELVKDPGKKILLKGDNTLSVGDVRKVLDTARKAKAKQIALGVEEKK comes from the coding sequence ATGGGAATGTCAGCAGGCCCCAAAGGGGGCATCAAGAGCGATATCAACGTCACGCCGCTGGTGGACGTGGTGCTGGTGCTCCTCATCATCTTCATGGTCGTGACGCCCATGCTCCAGCGCGGAAAGTCCGTGGAGCTGCCCAAGGCCACGGAGATTGAAAAAGAAGGCGGCAAGGATGCCGACCCGCTGGTCCTCTCCATCACCACGGACAAGAAGGTGTTCGTGGAGAACGACGAGGTCAACGAACAGGGCCTTCAGGAGAAGATCGCCGAGGAGCTCGTGAAGGATCCGGGCAAGAAGATCCTGTTGAAAGGTGACAACACCCTGAGCGTGGGTGACGTGCGCAAGGTGCTGGACACGGCCCGCAAGGCGAAGGCGAAGCAGATCGCCCTGGGTGTCGAGGAGAAGAAGTAA
- a CDS encoding ATP-binding protein: MGKAQTLALAPGLELPLAVVTEKLAILAQSGAGKSYTGMRLGELMLAADAQVIAVDAVGIWWSLRSSADGKRGGLPIVIFGGQHADVPLPPRGGKAIAQLLASRRVSAVLDVSELTDEELVAFLADFAEAFFHAKKRHRSPVHLFLEEAQLIIPEVPESKGAVRMRAQWIRLMRLGRNFGVGWTVISQQPQDTSKRGLNQAGTVFAMRTVGAHEKKAIAGWVSSKVHRQDALALLDKLPTMETGEAHVWSPSFLKVSKAVRISRRVTFDSSDTPAMDAAAREPRTLAPVEMAGIRTALQEMVSEAENSDPAILRARVAALQQQLAQRPVPAEARVEVPVLSVKERAALEKLVGRASVDLEATRTKLDGLCAAVEQLAGRLRPLPHPVAQVHAQGPRPGRASPPAAPVPQGAGRLPKGARDMLVALAGTLLPALTRNQVATLSGLKVTGGTFNKYLSLLRTSGFIQEAAQGLALTDRGLAEVGGRPPVPQTTEGIVAVWNERLPAGARAMLAELVRAHPRGLGRDALAERVNIEASGGTFAKYLSLLRSNGLLESASGELRASATLFPGVAQG; this comes from the coding sequence GTGGGTAAGGCCCAAACGCTCGCGCTCGCCCCCGGGCTGGAGCTGCCCCTGGCGGTGGTGACGGAGAAGCTGGCCATCCTCGCCCAGTCCGGCGCCGGCAAGTCCTACACGGGCATGCGCCTGGGGGAGCTGATGCTGGCCGCCGACGCCCAGGTCATCGCCGTGGACGCGGTCGGCATCTGGTGGAGCCTGCGCTCCTCCGCCGACGGGAAGCGCGGGGGCCTGCCCATCGTCATCTTCGGCGGGCAGCACGCCGACGTGCCCCTGCCCCCGCGCGGCGGCAAGGCCATCGCCCAGTTGCTGGCGTCCCGCCGGGTGTCCGCGGTGCTCGACGTGTCCGAGCTGACGGACGAGGAGCTCGTCGCCTTCCTCGCGGACTTCGCGGAGGCCTTCTTCCACGCGAAGAAGCGGCACCGCAGCCCGGTGCACCTCTTCCTCGAGGAAGCCCAGCTCATCATCCCGGAGGTGCCCGAGTCGAAGGGCGCCGTGCGGATGCGCGCCCAGTGGATCCGCCTCATGCGCCTGGGCCGCAACTTCGGGGTGGGCTGGACGGTTATCAGCCAGCAGCCCCAGGACACCTCGAAGCGCGGCCTCAACCAGGCGGGCACCGTGTTCGCCATGCGCACGGTGGGCGCCCACGAGAAAAAGGCCATCGCCGGCTGGGTGTCGAGCAAGGTGCACCGGCAGGACGCGCTCGCCTTGCTGGACAAGCTGCCCACCATGGAGACGGGAGAGGCCCACGTCTGGAGCCCGTCCTTCCTCAAGGTGTCGAAGGCGGTGCGCATCAGCCGGCGGGTGACGTTCGACAGCAGCGACACGCCCGCCATGGATGCGGCCGCCCGGGAGCCGCGCACGCTGGCCCCCGTGGAGATGGCGGGCATCCGCACCGCGCTGCAGGAGATGGTGTCCGAGGCGGAGAACAGCGACCCGGCCATCCTCCGGGCCCGCGTCGCGGCGCTGCAGCAGCAGCTGGCCCAGCGGCCCGTGCCGGCGGAGGCGCGCGTGGAAGTCCCCGTTCTCTCCGTCAAGGAGCGGGCCGCCCTGGAGAAGCTGGTGGGCCGGGCGAGCGTCGACCTGGAGGCGACGCGGACGAAGCTGGACGGGCTGTGCGCCGCGGTGGAGCAGCTCGCCGGCCGGCTCCGCCCCCTCCCCCACCCCGTCGCGCAGGTCCACGCCCAGGGCCCGCGCCCGGGACGCGCCAGCCCACCGGCCGCGCCGGTACCGCAAGGCGCCGGACGGCTGCCGAAGGGCGCCCGGGACATGCTGGTGGCGCTGGCCGGCACGCTCCTGCCCGCCCTCACGCGCAACCAGGTGGCCACCCTCTCCGGGCTGAAGGTGACGGGCGGCACCTTCAACAAGTACCTCTCCCTGCTGCGGACTAGCGGCTTCATCCAGGAGGCGGCCCAGGGCCTAGCGCTCACCGACCGCGGGCTCGCCGAGGTGGGCGGGCGCCCCCCGGTGCCGCAGACGACGGAGGGCATCGTCGCGGTGTGGAACGAGCGGCTGCCCGCTGGCGCCCGGGCGATGCTCGCGGAGCTCGTGCGTGCTCATCCGCGCGGGCTGGGCCGGGATGCGCTCGCAGAGCGCGTGAACATCGAAGCCTCGGGCGGTACGTTCGCGAAGTACCTGAGCCTCCTGCGCAGCAACGGGCTGTTGGAGTCCGCCAGTGGCGAGCTGCGCGCGAGCGCCACGCTGTTCCCCGGTGTGGCCCAGGGCTGA
- a CDS encoding tyrosine-type recombinase/integrase, with protein MTRAYFRHKRGVPRTARKLAPDNGTWWVDYRDALGERRQERTTALRQTEAERMAHELAGKAERQRKGLEVAGPAPTTFGQVARQYRDSIRHLASYPDVDAQLRLYLEPVLGRRLMGDITPADVEACVGRYREQLAPATLKGLQLRIGAVYRWATRKAKVYRGENPVLEAAKVEVPERQPRCLTVEQLEQLFEAAGSDRVIHVFAALTGMRKGEVAGLRWELVDLTRGLITVRYSYNLPRTKGRKDRIIPIHPDLAPALQQLRAEATSKWVFPNPVGGMRTEAGWDAAKNFKAALVRAGLVKGYEYNCVTRGKRESCGFREVRPVKKPACCPQCGMRLWPTGIPLDFAFKDLRSTFATHLAELGDLRLVQRLLGHARPDITERAYAAARVDYLRQGVEGLRLTRDKSGTQGGKLRTGEGLLNGKGE; from the coding sequence GTGACGCGCGCCTACTTCCGGCACAAGCGCGGCGTGCCTCGCACCGCACGCAAGCTCGCCCCGGACAACGGCACTTGGTGGGTGGACTACCGCGATGCGCTCGGAGAGCGGCGGCAGGAACGCACCACCGCGCTGCGCCAGACTGAGGCTGAGCGGATGGCCCACGAACTCGCTGGCAAAGCAGAGCGCCAACGGAAGGGCCTTGAGGTAGCGGGCCCTGCCCCTACCACTTTCGGCCAGGTCGCGCGCCAGTACCGCGACTCCATTCGCCACCTCGCGTCCTACCCTGACGTGGATGCGCAGCTCCGGTTGTACCTTGAGCCGGTGCTGGGCCGACGTCTCATGGGGGACATCACCCCGGCCGACGTCGAAGCGTGCGTCGGGCGCTACCGAGAACAGCTGGCCCCCGCCACCTTGAAGGGGTTGCAGTTGCGTATCGGCGCCGTCTACCGGTGGGCGACGCGAAAGGCGAAGGTGTATCGGGGAGAGAACCCCGTGCTCGAGGCCGCGAAGGTAGAGGTGCCCGAGCGGCAGCCTCGCTGCCTCACCGTGGAGCAGTTGGAGCAGCTGTTCGAGGCGGCCGGCAGTGACCGCGTCATCCACGTATTCGCCGCGCTCACGGGCATGCGCAAGGGAGAGGTGGCGGGGCTCCGGTGGGAACTGGTGGACCTGACGCGTGGGTTGATCACCGTGCGCTACAGCTACAACCTGCCGCGAACCAAGGGCCGGAAGGACCGCATCATCCCCATCCATCCGGACTTGGCGCCCGCCCTGCAACAGCTGCGTGCGGAGGCCACCTCGAAGTGGGTGTTCCCCAATCCGGTGGGTGGCATGCGGACCGAGGCTGGATGGGATGCGGCGAAGAACTTCAAGGCCGCGCTGGTACGGGCGGGACTGGTGAAGGGGTACGAGTACAACTGCGTCACGCGCGGGAAGCGCGAGAGCTGCGGCTTCCGGGAAGTCCGCCCCGTGAAGAAGCCGGCCTGTTGTCCGCAGTGCGGCATGCGGTTGTGGCCTACAGGCATCCCCCTCGACTTCGCCTTCAAGGACCTGCGCTCCACCTTCGCCACGCACCTAGCAGAGCTCGGGGACCTCCGGCTCGTCCAGCGGCTCCTGGGCCATGCGCGGCCCGACATCACGGAGCGCGCCTATGCCGCAGCGCGGGTGGACTACCTCCGCCAGGGCGTCGAGGGGCTCCGCCTGACGCGGGACAAGAGCGGGACACAGGGCGGCAAGCTGCGAACTGGAGAGGGACTACTCAATGGAAAAGGAGAGTAA
- a CDS encoding energy transducer TonB, producing the protein MFDSVLDRGQGPRSRFGVGAGISTVLHIGLLGLVAYLSSRPPPIEEKEVEVTLRATMAPPPPPPPPPPPASKPKTEKKVTPKKPKDVIVQPKEIPQQKPEETETPPEAEEEEASEAEVEGGVEGGVAGGVVGGVVGGVIGGVVGGQLGGTGTDVLSFGQGMTRPEKIGGPEVSYTREAIEARVQGLMIVKCVITTEGKVERCRVIKPLPHMEQAVMDVLAASRYKPVTFQGRPVEVQYTFNFNLKLPR; encoded by the coding sequence ATGTTCGATTCAGTCCTTGACCGTGGGCAAGGACCCAGGTCTCGCTTCGGCGTCGGTGCGGGCATCTCCACGGTGCTCCACATCGGCCTGCTGGGTCTTGTGGCCTACCTCTCCTCGCGTCCTCCTCCCATCGAGGAGAAGGAGGTCGAGGTCACGCTGAGGGCGACCATGGCACCGCCGCCGCCGCCGCCTCCTCCCCCTCCTCCCGCGTCGAAGCCGAAGACGGAGAAGAAGGTCACGCCCAAGAAGCCCAAGGACGTGATCGTGCAGCCGAAGGAGATCCCCCAGCAGAAGCCGGAGGAGACCGAGACCCCGCCCGAGGCCGAGGAAGAAGAAGCGAGCGAGGCCGAGGTCGAGGGCGGCGTGGAGGGTGGCGTCGCGGGGGGTGTTGTTGGAGGCGTGGTCGGGGGTGTGATCGGGGGCGTGGTGGGCGGGCAGCTGGGCGGAACGGGCACGGACGTGCTGTCGTTCGGTCAGGGCATGACGCGCCCGGAGAAGATCGGTGGTCCAGAGGTGTCGTACACGCGTGAGGCCATCGAGGCGCGCGTGCAGGGTCTGATGATCGTGAAGTGCGTCATCACGACCGAGGGGAAGGTCGAGCGCTGCCGCGTCATCAAGCCGCTCCCCCACATGGAGCAGGCCGTGATGGACGTGCTGGCCGCCTCACGCTACAAGCCCGTCACGTTCCAGGGCCGGCCTGTCGAGGTCCAGTACACCTTCAACTTCAACCTGAAGCTGCCGCGCTGA
- a CDS encoding amidohydrolase family protein, which translates to MSSLSRLTALALVCLTAAPALADSSTPRISADRIVYNASIYTSQDGDPLRRFATAMATRGETILWVGRGDTWKSYVGPNTQVENLHGRQVLPGFVDAHEHMLSPFEPTTDLCFVPTFDANGQVVVGPDGVPVLNTDPTFDEVRTYATSCAQQRPAGAWTVFLFSRKFYLTSHGRNVRVELSVASPNNPVTGFDAFEGHGQFANDAALSAAGIGIWDANPYNGLYGRAEDGSLDGFVHEVGAQGLIFEAMATRHPDSYFAAQYTHWLDVAASVGIVSALDIPFEYRPARAAAVKSLVQHPVNLTVACMPFDEGEACPASLRATSGKLWVKTFTDGGLKGCIGWSKRGYLDSEVQCPSVYTPGYLGHSNLSREELARAYRRVKSTPNACGIYHAYGSAAAQFALDVANEEQMAGQCGTMEHWDMADPETVDGLADLGWYLVQNPGHIQLKPVIDEYLTPTEADRASPYASVIARGVKLAFGRDGFGPITPGVDSPFVWIAQAMEHWNPSERLTAEQGVIAATRESARARREAGGMLAYGQPASWIVVDRQVIGADAATLRAATVLRTVIRGQDVFTAP; encoded by the coding sequence ATGTCTTCCCTCTCGCGTCTCACCGCGCTGGCACTCGTGTGCCTCACGGCAGCCCCGGCCCTCGCCGACAGCAGCACCCCGCGCATCTCCGCGGATCGCATCGTCTACAACGCCAGCATCTACACCTCGCAGGACGGCGACCCCCTGCGCCGCTTCGCCACCGCCATGGCGACTCGTGGGGAAACCATCCTCTGGGTGGGCCGTGGCGACACCTGGAAGTCCTACGTCGGGCCCAACACCCAGGTGGAGAACCTGCACGGGCGCCAGGTGCTGCCCGGGTTCGTGGACGCCCACGAGCACATGCTGAGCCCCTTTGAGCCGACCACGGACCTGTGCTTCGTGCCGACGTTCGACGCGAACGGCCAGGTGGTGGTGGGCCCCGACGGCGTGCCGGTGCTCAACACGGACCCCACCTTCGACGAGGTGCGCACCTACGCCACGAGCTGCGCCCAGCAGCGCCCGGCGGGGGCGTGGACGGTGTTCCTCTTCTCGCGGAAGTTCTACCTCACCAGCCACGGCCGCAATGTGCGCGTGGAGCTCTCCGTGGCGTCCCCGAACAACCCCGTCACGGGGTTCGATGCCTTCGAGGGGCACGGCCAGTTCGCCAACGACGCGGCCTTGAGCGCGGCCGGCATCGGCATCTGGGACGCGAATCCCTACAACGGCCTCTATGGCCGCGCGGAGGACGGGAGCCTTGACGGCTTCGTCCACGAGGTGGGCGCGCAGGGCCTCATCTTCGAGGCCATGGCCACCCGGCACCCGGACTCCTACTTCGCCGCCCAGTACACGCACTGGCTCGACGTGGCGGCGTCCGTGGGCATCGTGTCCGCCCTCGACATCCCCTTCGAGTACCGCCCGGCCCGCGCGGCGGCGGTGAAGTCCCTTGTGCAGCACCCCGTCAACTTGACGGTGGCGTGCATGCCCTTCGACGAGGGGGAGGCGTGCCCGGCCAGTCTGCGCGCCACGTCGGGCAAGCTGTGGGTGAAGACGTTCACGGACGGCGGCCTGAAGGGCTGCATCGGCTGGTCCAAGCGCGGCTACCTGGACTCGGAGGTGCAGTGCCCGTCCGTCTACACCCCGGGCTACCTCGGGCACAGCAACCTGTCCCGTGAGGAGCTGGCGCGCGCATACCGGCGCGTGAAGAGCACGCCGAACGCCTGCGGCATCTACCACGCCTATGGCAGCGCGGCGGCGCAGTTCGCCCTGGACGTGGCGAACGAGGAGCAGATGGCCGGGCAGTGCGGCACCATGGAGCACTGGGACATGGCCGACCCGGAAACGGTGGACGGGCTCGCGGACCTAGGCTGGTACCTGGTGCAGAACCCCGGGCACATCCAGCTCAAGCCCGTCATCGACGAGTACCTGACGCCCACCGAGGCCGACCGCGCGTCGCCCTACGCCTCCGTCATCGCCCGTGGCGTGAAGCTGGCCTTCGGCCGTGACGGCTTCGGCCCCATCACCCCGGGCGTGGACAGCCCCTTCGTCTGGATTGCCCAGGCCATGGAGCACTGGAATCCGTCCGAGCGGCTGACGGCGGAGCAGGGCGTCATCGCGGCCACCCGTGAATCTGCCAGGGCGCGACGTGAGGCGGGCGGCATGCTGGCGTACGGCCAGCCCGCGTCGTGGATCGTCGTGGACCGGCAGGTCATCGGCGCCGACGCGGCGACGCTGCGCGCGGCCACGGTGCTGCGCACGGTCATCCGCGGGCAGGACGTCTTCACCGCCCCGTAG